The genomic DNA GGAGGGGGCCACTACCTGCAGATCGTTCTTCACGGTTTTGACCCCGTCGATCCCTTTGGCAATCCCTTCTGCAGCCTGCTTGGCCGCATCCGAATCGACCTTGCCGCGGATCATGACTGCGCCCTGGGCGGTCTCCACGTTGATCTCGCTTCCCTTCACCCGGGAATCGGCAAACAGCGCGATCTTGGTCTTCGCCGTAATCCAGGAGTCATTGATGGATGTCTTCTCGTCGGCCTTGCCGATGGCATGCGCCGATCCGGTGATCATCGCCCCGCCAAGAACCAATGCTGCGCAGAGGGTCAGTACATTGCGTGTGGTCATC from Nitrospira sp. ND1 includes the following:
- a CDS encoding BON domain-containing protein translates to MTTRNVLTLCAALVLGGAMITGSAHAIGKADEKTSINDSWITAKTKIALFADSRVKGSEINVETAQGAVMIRGKVDSDAAKQAAEGIAKGIDGVKTVKNDLQVVAPSKREATDDKDDAITARVHEHMEKDAHLKKAGIHAQTNAGVVSLSGEVQDLATSAEASWSAWQVPGVKAVKNDLTVKEKA